A single window of Pseudarthrobacter defluvii DNA harbors:
- a CDS encoding acyltransferase family protein, protein MSSAYKAAVVRPDGPPSPANHQRGIGRLRLHSLTGLRFFAALAVALMHGFANYELPVVDLGFVGVSFFFVLSGFVLTWANAAESGAGVFLRNRFAKLFPLSAASLAIAALVPVAQNSSALFFLQSLTLTQAWLPWSASSFNPVAWSLSAEAFFYLLLPPIVAVMSRFRTKELTGTVVFLAILQPVLGVACQLTLGAQVSHFITYNLPLYRLPEFVVGVALALLLKAGYVPAHTTQLSAAAFATAGVTLTLVADFRHFAPWWISQTLMLPAIIIVIWTAARRELAGTSRLLTKPVFVRLGELSFAFYMVHYLVLGAFGILVGRWAQGLPWWLVPPALLCAAALAWVANQFVEKPCERALRDVFRTRSGSQHKAAQNALPAPGVERISEHLHATP, encoded by the coding sequence ATGTCCTCCGCCTACAAGGCAGCCGTTGTTAGACCCGATGGCCCACCATCGCCCGCCAACCACCAAAGGGGAATCGGAAGGCTCCGGCTCCATTCCTTGACTGGGCTAAGGTTCTTCGCCGCACTTGCCGTGGCCTTGATGCACGGCTTTGCTAACTATGAACTGCCCGTGGTTGACCTCGGTTTTGTCGGCGTAAGCTTCTTCTTTGTCCTCTCCGGTTTCGTACTGACCTGGGCCAACGCGGCAGAAAGCGGTGCAGGCGTCTTTCTGAGGAACCGTTTCGCCAAATTATTTCCGCTGAGCGCAGCCTCTTTGGCCATTGCAGCGCTGGTGCCCGTAGCGCAGAATTCCAGTGCCCTCTTTTTCCTGCAAAGCCTGACTTTGACTCAGGCGTGGTTGCCTTGGTCTGCTTCCTCCTTCAACCCCGTAGCTTGGTCACTGTCCGCAGAGGCCTTCTTCTATCTCCTGTTGCCCCCGATTGTGGCGGTGATGAGCCGTTTCCGCACGAAGGAACTTACTGGAACGGTGGTATTCCTCGCAATCCTGCAACCTGTCCTGGGCGTCGCCTGCCAACTTACTTTGGGAGCGCAGGTGAGCCATTTCATCACCTACAACCTTCCGCTGTACCGGTTGCCCGAGTTCGTCGTCGGCGTCGCTCTGGCGCTTCTGCTCAAGGCCGGCTACGTGCCAGCACACACGACTCAATTGTCGGCAGCCGCTTTCGCCACGGCCGGCGTTACGCTAACCCTTGTGGCCGACTTTCGGCATTTCGCCCCTTGGTGGATCAGCCAGACGCTCATGCTGCCCGCGATCATCATCGTCATCTGGACAGCTGCTCGCAGGGAACTCGCGGGGACCAGCAGGTTGCTCACCAAACCCGTTTTCGTGAGGCTGGGCGAACTTTCATTCGCTTTCTACATGGTCCACTACCTTGTGCTGGGTGCTTTCGGCATACTGGTTGGCCGGTGGGCCCAAGGACTTCCCTGGTGGCTCGTCCCGCCTGCCCTGCTATGCGCGGCAGCCTTGGCATGGGTCGCAAACCAATTTGTGGAGAAACCCTGCGAACGGGCGCTACGCGACGTGTTCCGCACTCGGTCAGGATCGCAACACAAGGCAGCGCAAAATGCGCTGCCGGCACCCGGCGTCGAGCGCATTTCGGAGCACTTGCATGCCACCCCCTAA
- the disA gene encoding DNA integrity scanning diadenylate cyclase DisA: protein MARSPEETLRATLGRVAPGTPLRDGLERILRGRTGALIVLGSDRTIDSICSGGFDIGIEFSPTRLRELAKMDGAIICDKDAGNILRAAVQLVPDSSIETQESGTRHRTAERVAKQTGVPVISVSQSMQIIALYVNGLRHVLEGSENVLARANQALATLERYRARLDQVTSSLSALEIEAMVTVRDVAVTLQRQEMVRRISEEISQYVLELGEDGRLLSLQLDELTVGRGPGSDVIIRDYASPNASADDIDKAVNELVSLGPTELIDLGKISAIVGFAGGEANLDAVVQPRGYRLLSGLKAVPKAVADRLVEHFGGLQFLMAATIDDLMTVDGIGDQRARTVREGLSRMAEASLLDRFL from the coding sequence ATGGCGCGGAGCCCCGAAGAAACGCTGAGGGCCACTCTGGGCAGGGTTGCACCCGGAACTCCCCTTCGCGACGGCCTGGAACGGATCCTCCGGGGGCGCACCGGTGCGCTGATCGTGCTTGGGTCAGACCGCACCATCGATTCCATCTGCTCCGGCGGGTTCGATATCGGCATCGAGTTCTCGCCCACCCGCCTGCGGGAACTCGCCAAGATGGACGGCGCGATCATCTGCGACAAGGACGCGGGCAACATCCTGCGCGCCGCGGTCCAGCTGGTCCCGGACTCGAGCATTGAAACCCAGGAGTCCGGTACCCGCCACCGCACGGCGGAACGGGTAGCCAAGCAGACGGGTGTTCCGGTCATTTCCGTCAGCCAGTCCATGCAAATCATCGCCCTCTACGTCAACGGGCTGCGGCACGTCCTGGAGGGCTCCGAGAACGTCCTGGCCCGCGCCAACCAGGCCCTTGCCACCCTGGAACGCTACCGTGCCCGGCTGGACCAGGTCACCAGTTCGCTCTCAGCCCTTGAGATCGAGGCCATGGTGACGGTACGCGATGTGGCCGTCACCCTCCAGCGGCAGGAGATGGTGCGCCGAATCTCGGAGGAAATCTCGCAGTACGTCCTGGAACTGGGCGAGGACGGCCGGCTCCTCTCCCTCCAACTCGACGAACTGACGGTGGGACGGGGCCCGGGCAGCGACGTGATCATCCGCGACTACGCCAGCCCCAATGCCTCCGCCGATGACATCGACAAAGCGGTCAATGAACTGGTCAGCCTGGGCCCAACCGAACTGATTGACCTGGGCAAGATCTCGGCAATTGTTGGGTTCGCCGGGGGCGAAGCAAACCTGGATGCGGTGGTCCAGCCCCGCGGCTACCGGCTGCTGTCCGGACTCAAGGCAGTGCCCAAGGCCGTCGCGGACCGGCTGGTGGAACATTTCGGGGGCCTGCAGTTCCTGATGGCCGCAACCATTGACGATCTCATGACCGTTGACGGCATCGGCGACCAGCGCGCCCGGACCGTGCGCGAAGGCTTGAGCCGGATGGCCGAAGCCAGCCTCCTGGACCGCTTCCTCTAG
- a CDS encoding A/G-specific adenine glycosylase — protein sequence MSPAELDLLHRRINGWFAGIARDLPWRKPDCSPWGVLVSEIMLQQTPVVRVLPVWHEWLKRWPTPAGLAGEPAGEAVRSWGRLGYPRRALRLHAAATAIVQEHGGKVPDTYPELLALPGVGSYTAAAVAAFAYGRRETVVDTNIRRVHARLISGTALPAPALTAAEMRLAAALLPDDDGTSVRWNAAVMELGALVCTARAPKCADCPVKDSCAWLAAGEPPPSYVPKGQAWHGTDRQVRGAVLAVLRLADAPVPPDMFHREPADLGFEPEGIGVPLAALHRLSSAPEQLERAMAGLLADGLAEMHDGGYRLPA from the coding sequence GTGTCCCCCGCAGAGCTGGACCTGCTCCACCGGCGGATCAACGGCTGGTTCGCCGGCATTGCCCGGGACCTGCCGTGGCGCAAGCCCGACTGCTCCCCCTGGGGTGTGCTGGTCAGCGAAATCATGCTCCAGCAGACCCCTGTGGTCCGGGTGCTGCCGGTCTGGCACGAGTGGCTGAAGCGCTGGCCCACGCCCGCGGGGCTGGCAGGCGAACCGGCGGGTGAGGCCGTCCGTTCCTGGGGCCGGTTGGGCTACCCGCGGCGGGCTCTTCGGCTGCACGCCGCGGCCACCGCCATTGTGCAGGAGCACGGCGGCAAGGTCCCTGACACCTACCCGGAGCTGCTGGCCCTTCCCGGGGTGGGGAGTTACACGGCCGCTGCCGTGGCGGCTTTCGCCTATGGCCGCCGCGAAACGGTGGTGGACACCAACATCCGCAGGGTGCACGCCCGGCTGATCTCCGGGACAGCACTTCCGGCTCCGGCCCTGACCGCGGCGGAGATGCGCCTGGCCGCCGCCCTGCTGCCGGACGACGACGGTACATCCGTGCGCTGGAACGCCGCGGTCATGGAACTTGGGGCTCTGGTGTGCACGGCCCGGGCACCCAAGTGCGCCGATTGCCCGGTAAAAGACTCCTGTGCGTGGCTCGCGGCAGGCGAGCCCCCGCCGTCGTACGTTCCCAAGGGCCAGGCGTGGCACGGCACTGACCGCCAGGTCCGCGGCGCCGTGCTGGCCGTGCTCCGCCTGGCTGATGCACCGGTGCCCCCGGACATGTTCCACCGCGAACCCGCCGATCTGGGCTTTGAGCCGGAGGGGATCGGCGTGCCCCTGGCCGCGCTGCACCGGCTTAGCTCCGCCCCGGAGCAACTGGAACGGGCAATGGCAGGGCTGCTGGCTGACGGGCTGGCGGAGATGCACGACGGCGGCTACCGGCTGCCGGCCTGA
- a CDS encoding DUF3592 domain-containing protein, with translation MKIILYIVWVLFVAAAIFSLVYTARRTRRQGQQMAAWPKARATVTGSTTGWTSGAGGSSRNLRYFPTYQFTDPQGTLFMGKSEISGVEQPAPGSLIEVAYNPANPNESLQVSSEPRTVMGCLIAFFAVFAVVSFWFIGVFPMG, from the coding sequence GTGAAAATCATTCTGTACATCGTGTGGGTGCTGTTTGTTGCCGCCGCGATATTCTCGCTGGTCTATACGGCCCGCAGGACCAGGCGCCAGGGACAGCAGATGGCGGCCTGGCCCAAAGCCCGGGCAACTGTCACCGGCAGCACCACCGGATGGACCAGCGGTGCGGGCGGTTCCAGCCGGAACCTGCGCTACTTCCCCACCTATCAGTTCACCGATCCGCAGGGCACCCTCTTCATGGGCAAGTCAGAGATCTCAGGGGTGGAGCAGCCGGCGCCGGGCTCGCTGATCGAGGTGGCCTACAACCCGGCCAATCCCAATGAATCGCTGCAGGTCTCTTCAGAGCCGCGTACGGTAATGGGCTGCCTGATCGCGTTTTTCGCGGTTTTTGCGGTTGTTTCGTTCTGGTTTATCGGCGTTTTCCCAATGGGTTAG
- the dhaM gene encoding dihydroxyacetone kinase phosphoryl donor subunit DhaM, translating to MTVSIVVVSHSEKIADGAVELAAQMAPDVKIIPAGGTDDGRIGTSLEKVLAALERGSEQGSGDGAVADGTVVITDLGSAVMTAESALEFLEDPAGVLLADAPLVEGLVAAAVAAQGGADVQAVRKAAEAAGRIVQQAEPASSGEEELEPVTSAPPDCTGDFELVNQAGMHARPAAKVAGGLASLDAEVTINGVDGASMTGLMTLGAGKGAVLHVEAWGADAERAVEYVGGLVEAGFGEP from the coding sequence GTGACCGTCAGCATCGTGGTGGTGTCCCACAGCGAAAAGATTGCCGACGGCGCCGTGGAACTTGCCGCCCAAATGGCGCCGGACGTGAAGATCATCCCCGCCGGCGGCACCGACGACGGCAGGATCGGTACCAGCCTGGAGAAGGTCCTCGCCGCTCTGGAAAGGGGCAGTGAACAGGGGAGCGGGGACGGCGCGGTGGCTGATGGCACCGTGGTCATTACGGACCTGGGATCGGCCGTAATGACCGCGGAATCAGCCCTTGAATTCCTGGAGGATCCGGCCGGCGTGCTGCTTGCCGACGCCCCGCTGGTGGAAGGCCTGGTGGCAGCTGCCGTCGCGGCCCAGGGCGGAGCTGACGTGCAGGCGGTCCGGAAGGCCGCCGAAGCAGCAGGACGCATTGTGCAACAGGCGGAGCCAGCGTCTTCCGGGGAGGAGGAGCTGGAGCCCGTCACCAGCGCCCCACCCGACTGCACTGGGGACTTCGAACTGGTGAACCAGGCAGGCATGCACGCCCGGCCCGCCGCGAAAGTGGCAGGGGGACTCGCCTCCCTCGATGCCGAAGTCACCATCAACGGAGTGGATGGCGCCTCCATGACCGGGTTGATGACCCTGGGCGCCGGCAAAGGCGCAGTGCTGCACGTGGAAGCATGGGGCGCGGATGCGGAACGGGCTGTCGAATACGTGGGCGGCCTGGTGGAAGCCGGCTTCGGCGAGCCATAA